The Thunnus thynnus chromosome 19, fThuThy2.1, whole genome shotgun sequence genome contains the following window.
AAGAATTCCTGAGCAGTCATCTTACAACTGTCTTCCTCCCAATCATCTACATCATTGTGTTTGCTGTGGGGCTGCCCACCAACGCCATGGCAATATGGGTATTCCTCTTCAGGAACAAGAAAAAGCACCCCTCGTCAATCTACATGGCAAACCTGGCTCTGGCTGATTTACTCTTTGTCATCTGGGTCCCCCTGAAGATATCATACCACTTCAACGGGAACAACTGGATCTATGGAGAAGGGCTGTGCAAAGTGCTGGTGGCGTTTTTCTACAGCAACATGTACTGCTCCATCGCCTTTATCACCTGCATAAGTGTCCAGCGTTATTGGGCAGTGGTCCACCCACTGTCCGCGCAGCACAGGGACAACCGCATACCCGTTGCCATCTCCGTCACAGTCTGGGTGGTGGTCTGGCTTATCACCATCCCTCTCTACCTGTATGACCAACAGGTCAGAATAACAAACTTCAATCCAAAAATCCTTACCTGCCATGATGTCACCAGGGAAAGTCAGGTGAAAATAGCAGCTGGCTACTTCCTGACAATGGGAACTCTGGGATTTGTTGTTCCCACTATTGTGTGTATCATATCCTACATCCTCATGCTCAAAGCTCTCAGGAACAGCATGACAGATGCTGCCATCACCAAGAAGCGACGGAAGGCTGTGGTCTTGATGATCACAGTGTTGGTTATGTTTTTAGTGTGCTTCACCCCCAGTAACATCATGCTGCTGGTACACTATATCCTC
Protein-coding sequences here:
- the LOC137170695 gene encoding proteinase-activated receptor 2-like — protein: MFSYCHFTTVGGALGIESPGQAHSYRLDWKDGNPRANEILSNGHPDMIGKVSKEEDVPDIKSPDGVAVISKDKEFLSSHLTTVFLPIIYIIVFAVGLPTNAMAIWVFLFRNKKKHPSSIYMANLALADLLFVIWVPLKISYHFNGNNWIYGEGLCKVLVAFFYSNMYCSIAFITCISVQRYWAVVHPLSAQHRDNRIPVAISVTVWVVVWLITIPLYLYDQQVRITNFNPKILTCHDVTRESQVKIAAGYFLTMGTLGFVVPTIVCIISYILMLKALRNSMTDAAITKKRRKAVVLMITVLVMFLVCFTPSNIMLLVHYILLLGGADNHLYRFYITTLCLASLNSCIDPFVYYFISKNFRDHVKNTFLCRSERTVKRMKVSFRALKNSQEQHTMPNSDNTQSTEC